The window ACGGGAGCAACTGAGTGTATACTTCTTAGCATGATGGCATTTGACCGCTATGTGGCCATCTGCAACCCCTTGAGGTATCCTGTCATCATGAGTAAGACCGCATATGTGTCAATGGCAGTTTGTTCTTGGACATCAGGGGCTGTTGATTCTATAATACAAACATCCCTTGCTGTCCAGTTACCATTCTGTGGTGCTAATATCATTGACCATTTTGTTTGTGAAATTCTAGCTGTTCTGAAATTGGCCTGTGGAGATATTACTATTAATGTGCTTACTATGATGGGATCAAAcctcatttttttagtttttcctctgaTATCAATTTCCATCTCTTATGTTTTCATCCTTGCCACCATTCTGAGGATCCCTTCAGCAGAGGGGAAACGTAAAGCCTTTTCTACCTGCTCAGCCCACCTGACTGTGGTGATTGTATTCTATGGAACAATCTTTTTCATGTATGCGAAACCCAAATCTAAGGACTCTTTTGGAGTAAGCAGAGAAGACATAACAGACAAGTTCATCTCCCTGTTCTATGGTGTTGTGACTCCCATGCTCAATCCCCTGATCTACAGCCTGAGGAACAAAGATGTGAAGACAGCAGTAAAGAATTTGCTGGGTCAAAAGTACTTCACTGGGTAAATTCAGACAACCTGTATCTGATCCTTGAGAAGGAAAGAACATTCATGCAAAAATGAACTTGAGGAATATGTATAATGgataaaatccttttaaacagAAAGATTCTGTGTAACAAAACTAAGAACCTATTTTGTGTAGCACTCATTACAATTGCTATTTCAGGCAACAAACTCAATTTTTAAAGCTAGCGCATGTAAGAATCACTCTCTCATGAAGGTATATGTCTGATATACAAAGTATGGAAGGAGCTTTATTcttctattatttgattttaaggaaattttaattcatgtccaactatcttcttttcttctca of the Sarcophilus harrisii chromosome 1, mSarHar1.11, whole genome shotgun sequence genome contains:
- the LOC100925421 gene encoding olfactory receptor 13C7-like, which codes for MNETNQTTVKEFILLGLSGHPKLETILFVLILWMYLVILLGNGVLIIATIYDSHLHTPMYFFLGNLSFLDICYTTSSVPLILDSFLTPRKSISFSSCAMQMSLSFGTGATECILLSMMAFDRYVAICNPLRYPVIMSKTAYVSMAVCSWTSGAVDSIIQTSLAVQLPFCGANIIDHFVCEILAVLKLACGDITINVLTMMGSNLIFLVFPLISISISYVFILATILRIPSAEGKRKAFSTCSAHLTVVIVFYGTIFFMYAKPKSKDSFGVSREDITDKFISLFYGVVTPMLNPLIYSLRNKDVKTAVKNLLGQKYFLEEL